tgagggattcccgccgtagggtgttgcaatatgtccatggtttgcttattgtctgcgttgcgtgagtgactgaaacacaaacatgGATAAGCGGGACATggtgtatgggaataaagaggacttgatactttaatgctatggttgggttttaccttaatgatctttagtagttgcggatgcttgctagagttccaatcataagtgcatatgatccaagaagagaaagtatgttagcttatgcctctccctcatatgaaattgcaatagtgattatcggtcttgttaacaattgcctaggataattccgcacaacgacccatcattattccacactcgctatttataatatttagtagcTTTATGATAatagcacctacttttatgttttagctctccgatatcatgcaaagttatcctcttcatacccacaacgtagtttatttctcgtttctagttggaagcaaacgttcggtgtacgtagagttgtatcagtggcagataggacttgagagaatattgatcttacctttagctccttgtgggttcgacactccatacttatcacctccacctttgggaattgctacgatgattccctgcacttggggattatcactacacgtttcattcacatgttgggatgtgttcaaaatgttgcttttataatggatgatgtagagttatggttggttttgttgcatcctataAAGTAATAattatgaaatgcatttagattttcatttgactgggattatgtgagtttgagcatattgtgaaataatatagacctcgtatacatcttggaattcaacaatgattataactattgaattgtatagaccattataTTCGAAGttagtagcctaatatatttatttcacaattacaacaaatgattaatctttacctaataataaaggacGGAGGCTTTCATAGTTCTCCATAGGTCTATTAGTTTTTTCTTTACGTTCTTTTGTTTTCTGTGCGTTCTTATATGTATTTGTACTTTTGGAAAAAAACGTGCGTTCTGATATGTAATCGATCGTGTTATGTGCGTTAAAGACTATTGGGCTGTCGGTTGTGTACTTAGTTGAGTTGGGCcttcctcccccctcccccccccaaaaaaaacaaGATCTGTTGCCGCATTCGGTCTCCTCCTTTCTCATCGATCCCCTTCTTCCTCTCTACAGGACGCCTCCCGCAGCAGAtcatcgcgccgccgccgccgcaaatCAGGTGTCATTCCTTTTCTTCGATCCAACCCAATCTCTTTCCTCTTCTTTAGTCCAATCCTTCTACTTTTTGATCCAATCCCTCTTTAACCTGAAACAGTATCCGAAAAGAACTACTTCGCTGCGCCAATGGGGTGTTCGGCTGGGACTCCGGCAAGAACTCCTTTTTCCGTTCTAGAGGCCGATGTACGCTCATATAAATACACATCTACTCCCTCGACTGAAGCTACAGCCCAATTGCGTCGTTTCGTCCGTGCTCGACATTTGTGTACTGTCGTTCTGCCGATGTCGTCGGAATCTCGCCGCTTTGCCGAAGTCACCGGAATTTGTCTGTACTGCCGACTTCACTGGAAATACGTCCGCCCGTGTAGCCAAGGTACGTCGTTCAAATTGCTCGAGCAATACTGATTTGCAGTTTAGATGGCGCTGAATAGTTTAGGTGAGTGTGCGCTGAACCTCTGTCAATTGTGCTGTTCTAATTGATAGTACGTAGTTGCTCATCTTCATCTACCTTCCCCTCCATGTGGACAAGCATGCCGCCTCTTTGATGTCCTATGATTGTTTGAGCTTGGTCAGATTAATCACATACGTACATGAGCTAAGTAAAATATGGAGAACTGATCTGTTCTTTACCTGATGCAAATTCGTGGATGCTTGAACTGATTTGATCAAAAAGAACAGATCTCTGTTTTTAAATAGCAGTAGTTTCTCTGAACTTCTACTTATTTAATTGATTATTTTGGTGTCAATATCCAATAGCCTTGCTGTTTGTTAATGCTCTATTTATATCTTCTTCCAACAAAACAATTTTATGTTTACAGTAGAAAAAACTTTTAGGTTCCAGCAAAAACAATGGCTTGCCGTCGCCAGGTCACAGCAAAAAATTTGGTCGGTACCAGCCAAAAAAGAACAGTTCCAGCAAAAAAAGATCCTTGTCGCGGTCACAGGTACTATATTGTTCCACTCTACGTCTCTGTACTTATTTGGCTGAAGATGTGCATTTGTGGCTGGCTGTGATAATACATATAGTAAGATTGCATGTTATACCAGCTAGCAGAACTTCACGGACATTTGCTGGAGGGGTTGCAAGAACCTTGATCAAATAatttttattattccttgttggTTTTAGACAATATAACAGTAGATAATTTTCACGGAAAATTGCTATGTCAGCAGCCAACTTAGTAAGGTAGATTTGTTGTTTGTTTACATAAATAATTAGTCCCCTTCATGCTCTGTTACCTTTAAACCTTTAGCATCATCTTTTCTGTGATATTTTAGCAGCTTTCATAATTAATTAGTCCCCTTAATGCTTCTGTTGTTATATTTTGCAGAAAATGGATCACAACGTTGAATCGGCAGTTGTTGAGGATTTTCATAACCAACCTTAAAAAAAAGTAAAATGTTCTGTATCAAGTATTTTGGAATCAGATGAACATATCAATGGTGATCCATTGACATCACCTCCATCGCCAATCATCTCGACCTTACCTCCGGTTTCTGAAAGTTCTGAAATGAATGGTTTGAAATCAGATGAACAGATAAATGATAATCTATTGCCATCACTTCCATCATCAACGATCTCAACACTATCTCCGGTTTCTGGATTGATGAATGAACAAAAGGTTGCATTAGATGATGATAAGCAATCAGATGAACATAAACAGATTGAAGATGAAAGATATGATTATCTCCCACAAGGTAATTTTCTCACTTATACCTCAAAATCTTGTCACTATTGAATAATTTGCTTAAATTATTATTGGACCTTTTGAAGATTATGCATTGACCGAGCGGGATTTATGCGCTCATGTAATAATAGAAACGTCTTTGAAAAATGATTTACTGGTGAAGATAGATGACATCTCTGTCAAACAACATCAAATGGTGTGCCTGCTAGATGATAGCAAATGGCTAAATGATGATGTAAGTACTCTTATTTGCAACTAAATAGTTTCTGATTATTAATAGTCATTACTAATGTATTTTCTAATATTTATAGGTAATCAGCGCATATATATGTTGTATAAAGGATCAAGTACATGTGCAAAATAAGAATGATGGTAAAGTATATTTTGAGAACCCCTTTATTTCCAGATTGTTAAAACGGGATGGTGGTATTGGAATACATGGAGATGGTACCTTTATGACAGATATTGTCAGAAACTATCTGAAATATGACATGGTAACATCTATATCCATAATCTTCAAGTTCTGCATTTAATAGTTTTATGAAATTCGAAAAGTTACATGTCTACAAGTAACTGATTGTCTTTATTATAGATTGAACTTCCCATAAATATCGACAACAAGCATTGGTATTTAGCTATCGTCAATGCAAAAAAGTCTGAGATACAAGTATTCGACTCATTGTGTTGGGAGTTCAACCGAAATGACCTCACTACTATGGTTAGTAACTATCACTTTTATAATCCTTTATTTATTTATGTAAAATGCTATAAATTGATCCTACAGTTATGCATATCACTTCCGATCACTATTTTACAGCTACAAGGACTACAATATCATTTGGACATTCTTAGAAGACAACAAGACTCTATTAGCCATAAATGGACAGATCTAGATGTTACTAAATGGATGATTACAGAACAATTACGAGAGCCAATTCAGGAAGACAGGTATATATCACCACATATATATTTGTAATATATTCTGATCCATGTGGAGTACTCAATTTTGTTTTTAATTGTACAGTTCATCATGTGGTCTATTTATGCTTAAATTCATGGAATA
The Aegilops tauschii subsp. strangulata cultivar AL8/78 chromosome 3, Aet v6.0, whole genome shotgun sequence genome window above contains:
- the LOC109738746 gene encoding uncharacterized protein isoform X2, with the protein product MNGLKSDEQINDNLLPSLPSSTISTLSPVSGLMNEQKVALDDDKQSDEHKQIEDERYDYLPQDYALTERDLCAHVIIETSLKNDLLVKIDDISVKQHQMVCLLDDSKWLNDDVISAYICCIKDQVHVQNKNDGKVYFENPFISRLLKRDGGIGIHGDGTFMTDIVRNYLKYDMIELPINIDNKHWYLAIVNAKKSEIQVFDSLCWEFNRNDLTTMLQGLQYHLDILRRQQDSISHKWTDLDVTKWMITEQLREPIQEDSSSCGLFMLKFMEYSTEDTLCHPITQEIITPFRYKLASILLCWKTNTAAMTTMLEQSDIEEDPNDVVMLESPEDQNKAKSLNSLSFKNKYQSLISVISNMSLHALVGRLCSYIKSIKCMETLEKVWVQSSKPYPISLTLKKLQGILNEDLPMNRDCFNLVVRRNMFDNI
- the LOC109738746 gene encoding uncharacterized protein isoform X1 — its product is MNGLKSDEQINDNLLPSLPSSTISTLSPVSGLMNEQKVALDDDKQSDEHKQIEDERYDYLPQDYALTERDLCAHVIIETSLKNDLLVKIDDISVKQHQMVCLLDDSKWLNDDVISAYICCIKDQVHVQNKNDGKVYFENPFISRLLKRDGGIGIHGDGTFMTDIVRNYLKYDMIELPINIDNKHWYLAIVNAKKSEIQVFDSLCWEFNRNDLTTMLQGLQYHLDILRRQQDSISHKWTDLDVTKWMITEQLREPIQEDSSSCGLFMLKFMEYSTEDTLCHPITQEIITPFRYKLASILLCWKTNTAAMTTMLEQSDIEEDPNDVVMLESPEDQNKAKSLNSLSFKNKYQSLISVISNMSLHALVGRLCSYIKSIKCMETLEFIFQCNQMVITSCSYWTMISKLSTFWTLLLLIPSINTTHMQDMCTKFCGLLNT
- the LOC109738746 gene encoding uncharacterized protein isoform X4; translated protein: MNGLKSDEQINDNLLPSLPSSTISTLSPVSGLMNEQKVALDDDKQSDEHKQIEDERYDYLPQETSLKNDLLVKIDDISVKQHQMVCLLDDSKWLNDDVISAYICCIKDQVHVQNKNDGKVYFENPFISRLLKRDGGIGIHGDGTFMTDIVRNYLKYDMIELPINIDNKHWYLAIVNAKKSEIQVFDSLCWEFNRNDLTTMLQGLQYHLDILRRQQDSISHKWTDLDVTKWMITEQLREPIQEDSSSCGLFMLKFMEYSTEDTLCHPITQEIITPFRYKLASILLCWKTNTAAMTTMLEQSDIEEDPNDVVMLESPEDQNKAKSLNSLSFKNKYQSLISVISNMSLHALVGRLCSYIKSIKCMETLEKVWVQSSKPYPISLTLKKLQGILNEDLPMNRDCFNLVVRRNMFDNI
- the LOC109738746 gene encoding uncharacterized protein isoform X3 yields the protein MNGLKSDEQINDNLLPSLPSSTISTLSPVSGLMNEQKVALDDDKQSDEHKQIEDERYDYLPQETSLKNDLLVKIDDISVKQHQMVCLLDDSKWLNDDVISAYICCIKDQVHVQNKNDGKVYFENPFISRLLKRDGGIGIHGDGTFMTDIVRNYLKYDMIELPINIDNKHWYLAIVNAKKSEIQVFDSLCWEFNRNDLTTMLQGLQYHLDILRRQQDSISHKWTDLDVTKWMITEQLREPIQEDSSSCGLFMLKFMEYSTEDTLCHPITQEIITPFRYKLASILLCWKTNTAAMTTMLEQSDIEEDPNDVVMLESPEDQNKAKSLNSLSFKNKYQSLISVISNMSLHALVGRLCSYIKSIKCMETLEFIFQCNQMVITSCSYWTMISKLSTFWTLLLLIPSINTTHMQDMCTKFCGLLNT
- the LOC109738746 gene encoding putative ubiquitin-like-specific protease 1B isoform X5, with amino-acid sequence MMISNQMNINRLKMKDMIISHKIDDISVKQHQMVCLLDDSKWLNDDVISAYICCIKDQVHVQNKNDGKVYFENPFISRLLKRDGGIGIHGDGTFMTDIVRNYLKYDMIELPINIDNKHWYLAIVNAKKSEIQVFDSLCWEFNRNDLTTMLQGLQYHLDILRRQQDSISHKWTDLDVTKWMITEQLREPIQEDSSSCGLFMLKFMEYSTEDTLCHPITQEIITPFRYKLASILLCWKTNTAAMTTMLEQSDIEEDPNDVVMLESPEDQNKAKSLNSLSFKNKYQSLISVISNMSLHALVGRLCSYIKSIKCMETLEFIFQCNQMVITSCSYWTMISKLSTFWTLLLLIPSINTTHMQDMCTKFCGLLNT